The following coding sequences are from one Anaerohalosphaeraceae bacterium window:
- a CDS encoding glycosyltransferase family 2 protein produces the protein MFKGQKVVVVMPAYNAEATLRRTHQEVMEQGIVDLVIVVDDASSDRTAEAARQLPCTLVHVHPRNQGYGANQKTCYRLALEQGADIVIMVHPDYQYTPQLIPAMASMIANGLYPCVLGSRILGGYALKGGMPLWRYAANRFLTFAENLLMGAKLSEYHTGYRAFSRTLLERLPLEANSDDFVFDNQMLAQILWLGYPIGEVSCPTRYFAEASSINFRRSCVYGLGCLKTALLYRLAKWGLIRSRLFSVRSPSEREMKKRV, from the coding sequence ATGTTTAAGGGGCAGAAAGTCGTGGTGGTTATGCCGGCCTACAATGCGGAGGCCACCCTGCGAAGAACGCATCAGGAAGTGATGGAGCAGGGGATTGTGGACCTGGTGATTGTGGTGGATGACGCCAGTTCAGACCGCACGGCGGAGGCGGCTCGTCAGCTGCCGTGTACGCTGGTTCATGTTCATCCCCGCAATCAGGGCTATGGGGCCAATCAGAAGACCTGCTATCGGCTGGCGCTGGAGCAGGGAGCGGATATAGTGATTATGGTGCATCCGGATTATCAATATACACCGCAGCTGATTCCGGCGATGGCGTCGATGATTGCCAACGGCCTGTATCCGTGTGTGCTGGGTTCGCGGATTCTGGGCGGATATGCCCTCAAGGGCGGGATGCCGCTGTGGCGGTATGCAGCCAACCGGTTTTTGACCTTTGCGGAAAATCTGCTGATGGGGGCTAAACTGTCGGAGTATCATACCGGCTATCGGGCCTTTTCGAGGACGCTGCTGGAGCGGCTGCCGCTGGAGGCCAATTCGGATGATTTTGTTTTTGATAATCAGATGCTCGCGCAGATTCTCTGGCTGGGATATCCGATTGGGGAGGTATCCTGCCCCACAAGGTACTTCGCGGAGGCGTCGTCCATTAACTTTCGCCGCAGCTGCGTGTACGGCCTGGGATGTCTGAAGACGGCCCTGCTGTACCGGCTGGCCAAATGGGGGCTTATCCGTTCGAGATTGTTTTCGGTGCGTTCTCCGTCCGAGAGGGAGATGAAGAAGCGCGTTTGA
- a CDS encoding glycosyltransferase family 39 protein — MSKTGWLLAAILLIGFVLRILYCWNLPLSGDESVSLLQAAGKALDYPSRIPHSPTPVGQLQSLMEYSPDRGVRDVLKSMEQTGMHPPLYYLLLHSLIKYAGNDVLLLRIFSVVFSVLSIGLFFSIGKKLRSPACGLLAAALLAVSPYSIQFALLIRPYPLVMFLSLLSSRLILEVPESSQKQRSLLLYLAFVFTAVIGLYSIYLFIFVFVFDLAFLVLSNPKEKINWLAAAAAGGLVFLLYLPWLPSFFHQLKVVRTGNYYFYGTSSFRQLLEYLFTSNFSEFLPGTYAFYKFLILGIVSGIGLAGVLQLQKNKAGKAFLLAFGIYLAAYYLADRIFQMKTLNSPHFQFFTIPVVLLILALGVVSLPRKYSPPAAAFLFLVLGANLYRSFAAPRTHDGPHCTQNFTKAVHSCSQNSFGLLVFNNSFERLILATVAPLRVPLEAIAAPRAAYLSTLNNLDTLQSYEYLFFPVHDCPDVHWNPDEQTLQQLQDYLEELGFFFCEKVGDPFSQKTYMLIFKRASSSPSRTENAPKTISNG; from the coding sequence ATGTCCAAAACCGGCTGGCTCCTGGCGGCTATCCTGCTCATCGGCTTCGTCCTGCGAATTTTATATTGTTGGAATCTGCCGCTCAGCGGTGATGAAAGCGTCAGTCTGCTCCAGGCCGCCGGCAAAGCCCTCGATTATCCCAGCCGCATCCCCCACTCCCCCACACCCGTCGGGCAGCTCCAATCCCTGATGGAATACTCCCCCGACCGCGGCGTCCGGGATGTGCTGAAGTCTATGGAGCAAACCGGGATGCACCCGCCGTTGTATTATCTGCTGCTTCATTCCCTCATCAAATATGCTGGAAATGATGTTCTCCTTCTTCGAATATTTTCCGTCGTTTTCTCAGTTTTGTCGATTGGATTGTTCTTTTCGATAGGAAAGAAACTCAGGAGTCCCGCCTGCGGACTTCTGGCAGCCGCTCTTCTGGCGGTCAGTCCCTATAGCATTCAGTTTGCTCTCCTGATCCGGCCGTATCCGCTGGTAATGTTTTTATCCCTTCTTTCTTCCCGACTGATTCTGGAAGTCCCCGAAAGCAGTCAGAAACAGCGAAGTTTGCTGTTATACCTTGCTTTTGTCTTCACGGCGGTCATTGGGCTTTATTCAATCTACCTGTTCATCTTTGTTTTTGTCTTTGACCTGGCCTTTCTCGTGCTGTCTAATCCGAAAGAAAAAATAAATTGGCTGGCCGCCGCTGCAGCCGGCGGCTTGGTTTTCCTCCTTTATCTGCCCTGGCTTCCGTCGTTTTTCCACCAGTTAAAAGTCGTACGCACCGGAAACTATTATTTCTACGGCACAAGCAGTTTTCGTCAGTTGCTCGAATATCTTTTCACCTCGAACTTTTCCGAATTTCTTCCCGGAACATACGCCTTTTACAAATTTCTGATTCTCGGCATTGTCTCCGGAATCGGACTGGCCGGAGTGCTTCAGCTGCAGAAAAACAAAGCCGGCAAAGCCTTTCTTTTGGCATTCGGCATCTACCTGGCGGCGTATTATCTGGCAGACCGCATCTTCCAAATGAAAACACTGAACAGTCCCCATTTTCAATTCTTTACGATTCCCGTCGTTTTGCTGATTCTCGCATTGGGAGTTGTCTCTCTGCCCCGAAAATATTCCCCGCCCGCCGCTGCCTTTTTGTTCCTGGTATTGGGGGCAAATCTTTATCGCTCGTTCGCCGCCCCGAGAACTCACGACGGCCCCCACTGCACACAGAATTTTACGAAGGCCGTTCATTCCTGCTCTCAGAATTCTTTCGGACTGCTGGTCTTCAACAACTCCTTTGAGCGGCTGATTCTGGCAACGGTCGCGCCGCTTCGGGTGCCGCTCGAGGCTATCGCAGCTCCGAGGGCGGCTTATCTCTCAACCTTGAACAATCTTGATACTCTGCAGTCATACGAATATCTCTTTTTCCCCGTCCATGATTGCCCGGACGTCCATTGGAATCCCGATGAACAGACCCTTCAGCAACTGCAGGATTATTTAGAAGAACTCGGTTTCTTCTTCTGTGAAAAAGTCGGAGACCCCTTCTCACAGAAAACCTATATGCTGATTTTCAAACGCGCTTCTTCATCTCCCTCTCGGACGGAGAACGCACCGAAAACAATCTCGAACGGATAA
- a CDS encoding class I SAM-dependent methyltransferase, whose protein sequence is MRAGLPMMEGEITKESCIYCGQDQSRYCYSAESLYGEVFSICRCLRCDAYFLSPCPDDRQLKRHYDEAYYGSRPNKFSPAVEKVLDFFRQSRARAVSRFVRPPARILDVGCGNGRFLGYLIERGYEGYGVELPGPATQRAGEVPGIHLKIGSLEEGDFPKGFFDAVCLWHVFEHLPQPRKTLQTINSVLKPGGFLFLSMPNIHSWQARLFKGRWLHLDPPRHLVFFSPEGLVRVFSEQGFQLCRKTTFSLEQNVFGIQQSILNCICRKRELLFEFLKGNRSYTAGYPKGLLRLQQIFALLTSPLFVLAAALESLFGVGGTMELVFRKTDRSIVAGDRTADV, encoded by the coding sequence GTGCGGGCCGGCTTGCCGATGATGGAAGGGGAAATCACGAAAGAGTCGTGTATTTACTGCGGGCAAGATCAAAGCCGCTATTGCTATTCGGCCGAAAGTCTTTATGGGGAGGTTTTTTCCATCTGCCGGTGCCTGAGATGTGATGCCTATTTTCTTTCTCCGTGTCCTGATGACCGTCAGCTCAAGCGTCATTATGATGAGGCGTATTACGGTTCCCGGCCGAACAAGTTTTCTCCCGCCGTAGAGAAGGTTCTGGATTTTTTTCGACAGAGTCGGGCACGTGCAGTGAGCCGTTTTGTTCGGCCGCCGGCGCGGATTTTGGATGTCGGCTGCGGAAACGGACGGTTTCTTGGTTATTTGATTGAGCGGGGGTACGAAGGATACGGAGTGGAGCTGCCGGGTCCGGCGACTCAGCGGGCGGGGGAGGTACCCGGAATCCATCTCAAAATCGGATCTCTGGAGGAAGGGGATTTTCCCAAAGGTTTTTTTGATGCGGTTTGCCTCTGGCATGTCTTTGAGCATTTGCCCCAGCCGAGAAAGACACTTCAGACCATCAATTCTGTTCTCAAACCCGGGGGTTTTTTGTTTTTGTCGATGCCGAATATCCATAGCTGGCAGGCGCGGCTTTTCAAGGGCCGCTGGCTTCATCTGGACCCGCCGCGGCATCTGGTTTTCTTCTCGCCGGAGGGACTGGTGCGGGTGTTCAGTGAGCAGGGATTCCAATTGTGCCGAAAGACGACCTTTTCTCTGGAACAGAACGTTTTCGGAATTCAGCAGAGCATTCTGAACTGCATCTGCCGCAAACGGGAGCTTTTGTTTGAATTTTTAAAAGGCAACCGCTCCTATACGGCTGGATATCCGAAGGGACTGCTGCGGCTTCAGCAGATTTTTGCCTTGCTGACAAGTCCGTTGTTTGTGTTGGCGGCGGCTTTGGAGTCGCTTTTCGGTGTCGGGGGGACGATGGAGTTGGTTTTTCGCAAGACGGACAGATCGATTGTTGCAGGAGACAGAACCGCCGATGTTTAA